A portion of the Luxibacter massiliensis genome contains these proteins:
- a CDS encoding CD3324 family protein, with translation MKYINANTILPDMLVEELQKYVQAGYIYIPAKDEQHKSWGELSGYRKELYKRNKIIIKKYQNGVSIEELAEQYYLSVYAIRKIIYQK, from the coding sequence ATGAAATACATCAATGCAAATACAATTCTCCCTGATATGTTGGTCGAGGAACTGCAAAAATATGTGCAAGCGGGTTATATCTATATACCCGCCAAAGACGAACAACATAAATCTTGGGGTGAATTATCTGGTTACCGAAAAGAACTTTATAAACGCAACAAAATCATCATAAAGAAATATCAGAACGGTGTTTCGATTGAGGAACTTGCGGAGCAATACTATCTTTCGGTATATGCCATAAGGAAAATAATATATCAGAAATGA
- a CDS encoding IS256 family transposase has protein sequence MMGAYLKENNVKVKDGTDVNSIMRDMMSVIFEGALDEELNEELGYSKYDYRNKETDNSRNGYSQKTVHTSYGDMELDIPRDRKGDFEPQAIKNYQNTVTQDMEEKIISMYAKGMTTADIESHMKGLYDIGISDSTISRITDKILPIVKEWQERPLEDIYAVVFMDAVHYHVRNEGRIVKRAVYIAIGIDMDGHKDVLGMYVGQNESAKFWLSILNGLKNRGVQDILIACVDGLTGFPQAIEAVYPETEVQQCIIHQIRNTTKFVSYKEIKPLMADLKRVYAAPTEEIALSELDSFDEKWSGKYPKIVKSWKDNWANLSTYFKYPEAVRRLIYTTNAIEGFNRQLRKVTKSKTIFPSDGSLLKMLYLAMMDITKKWTGHRQDWGQIHSQLEIFFEERLSGL, from the coding sequence ATGATGGGGGCTTACCTAAAGGAAAACAATGTAAAAGTCAAAGATGGTACGGATGTAAATTCCATCATGCGGGATATGATGTCTGTCATTTTTGAAGGTGCCCTGGATGAAGAACTGAATGAAGAACTCGGCTATTCCAAATATGACTACAGAAATAAAGAGACGGATAACAGCCGGAATGGATACTCCCAGAAGACGGTGCACACCAGTTACGGAGACATGGAGTTAGATATTCCCCGTGACCGTAAAGGGGATTTTGAACCACAGGCAATCAAGAATTACCAGAATACAGTGACGCAGGACATGGAGGAAAAGATCATCTCTATGTATGCAAAGGGAATGACCACTGCGGATATAGAAAGCCATATGAAGGGCTTATACGATATCGGTATCTCAGACAGTACCATCAGCCGGATCACAGATAAAATACTTCCTATCGTAAAGGAGTGGCAGGAACGTCCACTGGAAGATATTTATGCCGTTGTCTTTATGGATGCGGTCCATTATCATGTACGAAATGAGGGACGGATCGTAAAAAGAGCGGTCTATATCGCGATAGGGATTGATATGGACGGACATAAGGATGTGCTTGGTATGTATGTGGGGCAGAATGAAAGCGCGAAATTCTGGCTGTCAATTTTAAACGGTTTAAAAAACCGTGGCGTACAGGATATCCTGATCGCCTGCGTAGATGGTCTTACCGGATTTCCACAGGCAATCGAAGCTGTCTACCCGGAAACAGAGGTTCAGCAGTGTATCATTCATCAGATCCGGAATACCACAAAGTTTGTCTCTTACAAGGAAATCAAACCATTAATGGCTGACTTGAAACGCGTATACGCTGCACCAACGGAAGAAATCGCTTTATCTGAACTGGACAGTTTTGATGAGAAATGGAGCGGAAAATACCCTAAGATAGTGAAATCCTGGAAGGATAACTGGGCGAACCTGTCGACTTATTTCAAGTACCCGGAAGCAGTCAGACGCCTTATTTATACTACAAATGCTATCGAAGGTTTCAACCGCCAACTTCGGAAAGTCACAAAATCCAAGACGATCTTTCCATCAGATGGCAGCCTTCTAAAAATGCTGTATCTGGCAATGATGGATATCACGAAAAAATGGACAGGGCACCGCCAGGACTGGGGCCAGATCCACTCCCAGTTGGAGATCTTCTTTGAAGAACGCCTGTCAGGATTATAA
- a CDS encoding alpha-amylase family glycosyl hydrolase, whose protein sequence is MWAYNETFYQIYPIGFCGAPVHNDGQSAPRIRKIADWAPYLQKLGIGSIILNPIFESDNHGYDTRDFRKIDCRLGTNEDFKYVCDTLHEFDVKIMLDGVFNHVGRGFWAFRDVQDKKWDSPYKDWFCINFDGNSGYNDGFWYEGWEGHFELVKLNLQNPAVVDYLLDCVRFWIDEFGIDGLRLDVAYSLDHNFMRKLRTFCEELKPGFALIGEVLFGDYNLIVNDSMLHSCTNYECYKGIYSSLNSMNLFEIAHSLNRQYGPEQWCIYRGKHLMNFVDNHDVTRIASILTDKNHLPLAYGILFGMPGIPCIYYGSEWGEEGVKAPDNDYALRPSFEQPKPNELTEFIIKLISLRRASDALCNGGYHNILITNHQLIFERKTDIERVLVAVNASNSEFRADNGELHGNYIDLLTQKEHTLNGYVDMPPYSVQFLKQF, encoded by the coding sequence ATGTGGGCATATAACGAAACTTTTTATCAAATATATCCCATCGGTTTCTGTGGTGCTCCCGTCCATAATGACGGTCAGAGCGCCCCGCGGATACGAAAGATTGCAGATTGGGCGCCATATCTTCAAAAACTGGGAATAGGCTCTATTATTTTGAATCCTATTTTCGAATCGGATAACCATGGCTATGACACCCGGGATTTTCGGAAAATAGACTGCCGCCTTGGAACAAATGAAGATTTCAAATATGTATGCGATACACTTCATGAATTTGATGTCAAAATCATGCTGGATGGAGTCTTTAATCATGTAGGACGGGGATTTTGGGCATTTCGTGACGTGCAGGATAAGAAATGGGATTCTCCTTATAAAGACTGGTTCTGCATTAACTTTGATGGGAACAGCGGCTACAATGACGGTTTCTGGTATGAGGGTTGGGAAGGCCATTTCGAGCTTGTAAAACTGAACCTGCAAAACCCCGCTGTTGTTGACTACCTATTGGATTGTGTACGGTTCTGGATAGATGAATTTGGTATTGATGGACTGCGCCTGGATGTCGCCTACAGCCTTGACCATAATTTTATGAGAAAGCTCCGTACATTTTGTGAAGAGCTCAAACCAGGCTTTGCATTAATCGGAGAAGTGCTGTTTGGCGATTACAATTTGATTGTCAACGACAGCATGCTCCACAGCTGTACGAATTATGAATGTTATAAGGGAATTTATTCCAGCCTCAATAGTATGAATTTGTTTGAAATCGCCCATTCACTGAACCGCCAATACGGCCCTGAGCAATGGTGTATTTACCGTGGCAAACATTTAATGAATTTTGTAGACAACCACGATGTCACCCGAATTGCCAGCATACTCACAGACAAAAACCACCTTCCTTTAGCCTACGGCATTCTTTTCGGAATGCCCGGGATTCCTTGTATCTACTATGGAAGTGAATGGGGAGAAGAAGGTGTCAAGGCGCCTGACAACGATTACGCCCTCCGGCCATCATTTGAGCAGCCTAAACCAAATGAATTGACAGAATTTATAATAAAACTAATATCTCTGCGCAGAGCCAGTGATGCCCTCTGCAATGGAGGATACCACAATATTTTAATTACAAACCACCAGTTGATTTTTGAACGGAAAACAGACATAGAAAGAGTACTGGTAGCCGTCAACGCATCAAATTCAGAATTTAGGGCAGACAATGGAGAACTTCATGGAAATTATATTGATCTTCTCACCCAGAAGGAACATACCTTGAACGGATATGTCGACATGCCCCCCTACAGTGTCCAATTTTTAAAACAATTCTGA
- a CDS encoding flavin reductase produces the protein MAFKEILIEELQFNPFTKIGKEWMLVTAGDEKNHNTMTASWGGMGVMWSKNVVSVYIRPQRYTKEFVDSNDTFTLSFFDEKYRSALTICGTKSGRTCDKEKEAGLTPYYVEGTTAFEEAELILVCRKQYHQDMRPENFDVPENDAKCYPQKDYHTMYMAEVEKVLVRA, from the coding sequence ATGGCATTTAAAGAAATATTGATTGAAGAGTTACAGTTTAATCCGTTCACGAAGATAGGGAAAGAGTGGATGCTGGTGACAGCGGGAGATGAAAAGAACCATAATACGATGACTGCCAGTTGGGGCGGCATGGGCGTTATGTGGAGTAAAAACGTAGTGAGTGTTTATATCCGTCCCCAAAGATACACAAAAGAATTTGTGGACTCCAATGACACGTTCACACTTTCTTTCTTTGATGAAAAGTACAGGAGTGCATTAACCATATGTGGTACAAAATCCGGCCGCACGTGTGACAAAGAAAAAGAAGCAGGGCTGACCCCCTATTATGTGGAGGGGACGACGGCATTTGAGGAAGCAGAACTCATACTGGTGTGCAGGAAACAGTATCATCAGGATATGAGGCCAGAGAATTTTGATGTGCCGGAGAATGATGCCAAGTGCTACCCACAGAAAGACTACCACACGATGTATATGGCAGAAGTAGAAAAGGTACTCGTGAGAGCCTAG
- the tyrS gene encoding tyrosine--tRNA ligase → MTLYEELQARGLIAQVTDEKLIADLINNGKATFYIGFDPTADSLHVGHFMALCFMKRLQMAGNKPIALIGGGTGMIGDPSGRSDMRQMMTVETVKHNCDRFKEQMSKFIDFSEGKALMINNVDWLADLNYIEVLREVGSHFSVNRMLAAECYKQRMEKGLTFLEFNYMIMQAYDFYELFERFGCNLQFGGDDQWGNMLAGTELIRRKLGKDASAMTITLLLNSEGKKMGKTQLGAVWLDPNKTTPFDFYQYWRNIADADVLKCIRMLTFLPLEEINEMDSWEGSQLNRAKEILAYELTKMVHSEEEAVKAQESARALFSQGNAAEMPTAELSGAEFAEGPVDILTLLHKSGLVASKSEARRAVEQGGVSAGGEKVTDIHASYPADIFAGEGLILKKGKKNFRRIVIK, encoded by the coding sequence ATGACATTATATGAAGAGCTTCAGGCAAGGGGATTGATTGCCCAGGTGACGGATGAGAAATTAATTGCAGATTTAATTAACAATGGGAAAGCTACATTCTATATAGGGTTTGACCCCACAGCAGACAGCCTGCATGTAGGACATTTTATGGCACTTTGTTTTATGAAGCGTCTGCAGATGGCGGGAAATAAACCCATTGCCCTAATAGGCGGGGGGACAGGGATGATCGGGGATCCATCCGGAAGGTCTGATATGAGGCAGATGATGACAGTTGAAACTGTCAAGCATAATTGTGACCGATTTAAGGAACAGATGAGTAAATTCATCGATTTTTCTGAAGGAAAAGCCCTGATGATAAATAATGTGGACTGGCTGGCAGACTTAAATTATATAGAAGTACTGCGTGAGGTAGGATCACATTTCAGCGTAAACCGTATGCTTGCTGCAGAATGTTACAAGCAGAGAATGGAAAAAGGATTGACTTTCCTGGAGTTTAACTACATGATTATGCAGGCCTATGACTTTTATGAGTTATTTGAGAGATTCGGCTGCAACTTACAATTTGGGGGAGATGACCAGTGGGGCAATATGTTGGCTGGGACAGAACTGATACGCCGCAAATTGGGGAAAGATGCAAGTGCCATGACGATTACGCTTCTCTTGAATTCAGAGGGTAAAAAGATGGGGAAAACACAGTTAGGCGCTGTGTGGCTTGATCCTAATAAAACAACTCCTTTTGATTTTTATCAGTATTGGAGAAATATTGCAGATGCAGATGTATTAAAGTGTATCCGTATGCTTACCTTCCTGCCTCTCGAGGAGATCAATGAGATGGATTCCTGGGAGGGGAGCCAGCTGAACAGGGCAAAGGAAATTTTGGCCTATGAGCTGACGAAAATGGTCCACAGCGAGGAGGAGGCCGTTAAGGCCCAGGAAAGCGCCAGAGCGCTGTTCAGCCAGGGAAATGCGGCAGAGATGCCTACTGCTGAACTGTCAGGGGCGGAATTTGCCGAAGGGCCGGTGGATATTCTGACTTTACTCCATAAAAGTGGTCTTGTGGCTTCAAAATCTGAGGCGAGACGCGCTGTAGAGCAGGGAGGAGTCTCTGCCGGAGGGGAAAAGGTGACAGATATACATGCTTCCTATCCAGCAGATATATTTGCCGGAGAAGGGTTGATTTTGAAAAAAGGCAAAAAAAACTTCCGGAGAATTGTTATAAAATAG
- a CDS encoding copper homeostasis protein CutC, with product MKYILEACVDSVQSAIEAEKGGAARVELCSNLIIGGTSPGRALFSQVRENTDLEIRVLLRPRFGDFCYDEYEFAVMKEDIQMYRELGADGIVTGILAPDGTLNMGQMKELIAEAGNMDMALHRAFDVSWDPFVTLEQAVSLGMKTILTSGQRNTAWEGRELLARLAEQSEGRIEILAGAGISPETIEKLLAYTKVTAYHMSGKVTKDSRMQFRRNGVSMGFPGFSEYEIWQTDAENIRKAVEVLESNLMP from the coding sequence GTGAAGTATATATTGGAAGCGTGCGTGGACAGTGTCCAGTCTGCCATTGAGGCGGAGAAAGGGGGTGCTGCCCGTGTGGAACTTTGCAGTAATCTTATCATTGGGGGGACCTCCCCTGGCAGAGCATTATTTTCCCAGGTAAGAGAGAATACAGATTTAGAAATCCGGGTCCTTCTGCGGCCCAGGTTTGGAGATTTCTGTTATGACGAGTATGAGTTTGCAGTTATGAAAGAAGATATACAGATGTACAGGGAATTGGGAGCGGACGGGATTGTTACAGGTATTTTAGCGCCAGACGGGACACTGAATATGGGGCAGATGAAAGAACTGATTGCTGAAGCGGGCAATATGGATATGGCGCTGCACCGGGCATTTGACGTGAGCTGGGATCCTTTTGTGACGCTTGAGCAGGCGGTTTCACTGGGAATGAAGACCATACTGACAAGTGGGCAGCGAAATACAGCATGGGAGGGGAGAGAGCTGCTTGCCAGGCTCGCAGAACAGAGTGAAGGGCGGATTGAGATTCTGGCAGGTGCGGGTATCAGTCCTGAGACAATAGAAAAGCTGCTGGCTTATACGAAGGTTACGGCTTATCACATGTCAGGAAAGGTGACAAAGGATAGCAGGATGCAGTTCAGGCGGAACGGGGTCAGTATGGGGTTCCCTGGGTTCAGTGAATATGAAATATGGCAGACTGACGCAGAGAACATACGCAAGGCAGTGGAAGTCCTGGAAAGTAATTTAATGCCTTGA
- the nagE gene encoding N-acetylglucosamine-specific PTS transporter subunit IIBC has translation MKYLQRLGKSLMLPVACLPVAAILQGIGYWIDPTGWGANNVIAAFLLKAGGVLIDQMAILFAIGVAVGMSDDNDGTAGLAGLVSWLITTTVLSPASVSMLTKVEEAAVDPAFSKIQTQFIGILCGLIAAACYNKFKNTKLPDAFSFFSGRRCVAIVTAGASLIAVLILFFAWPVIYGALVAFGEFIMGLGAAGAGLYGFFNRLLIPFGLHHALNSVFWFDIAGINDIGKFWGTMEGGVLGQTGMYMSGFFPVMMFGLPAGALAMYHTAKDNKKKIAMGLLFSAALASFFNGVTEPLEFSFMFLAPLLYGIHAVLTGISMAVVALLPVRAGFNFSAGFVDWFLSFKAPFAMNPLLLIPIGIVVGIIYYIIFRIVIVKFNLKTPGREDDDDDSAAQLANDDFTEVARIVLEGVGGKENVTSVDNCITRLRLEIKDYTAVDEKVIKSAGVAGVIRPSKNAVQVIIGTKVQFVADEFKKLCK, from the coding sequence ATGAAATATTTACAGAGATTAGGTAAGTCTTTGATGCTCCCGGTGGCATGTCTGCCGGTAGCGGCTATTCTGCAGGGAATCGGCTACTGGATTGACCCAACTGGCTGGGGGGCGAATAATGTAATTGCTGCGTTTTTACTTAAGGCAGGCGGCGTCCTGATCGACCAGATGGCAATCTTATTTGCTATCGGTGTTGCAGTTGGTATGTCCGATGATAATGATGGTACGGCAGGGTTGGCAGGCCTTGTTTCCTGGCTGATTACCACCACTGTATTGTCACCTGCATCCGTATCCATGCTGACAAAAGTGGAGGAAGCAGCAGTGGATCCTGCATTTTCCAAAATTCAGACACAGTTCATCGGTATACTTTGCGGTCTGATTGCAGCCGCATGTTACAATAAATTTAAAAATACAAAGCTGCCTGATGCATTTTCATTTTTCAGTGGGAGAAGATGTGTTGCTATCGTAACTGCAGGAGCATCATTGATTGCTGTATTAATTCTGTTTTTCGCATGGCCTGTTATCTATGGTGCCTTGGTTGCATTTGGTGAATTTATTATGGGACTTGGGGCAGCAGGCGCTGGATTATACGGCTTCTTCAACAGATTACTTATACCATTTGGATTGCATCATGCTTTGAATTCTGTATTCTGGTTTGATATTGCAGGAATAAATGATATCGGGAAGTTCTGGGGAACTATGGAAGGCGGCGTGCTGGGCCAGACAGGTATGTATATGTCAGGTTTCTTCCCTGTTATGATGTTCGGCCTTCCGGCAGGAGCGCTGGCAATGTACCACACGGCAAAGGACAACAAGAAGAAAATTGCAATGGGACTTTTGTTCTCGGCGGCTCTTGCGTCCTTCTTTAACGGCGTTACAGAACCATTGGAATTCTCATTTATGTTCTTGGCTCCGCTTTTGTATGGTATCCATGCAGTGCTGACTGGTATTTCTATGGCAGTTGTAGCTCTGCTTCCGGTACGCGCAGGTTTCAATTTCAGTGCAGGCTTTGTCGACTGGTTCCTGAGCTTTAAGGCGCCATTCGCTATGAACCCACTTCTTCTGATTCCGATTGGCATCGTAGTAGGTATTATCTATTATATTATCTTCAGAATTGTTATTGTGAAGTTTAACCTGAAAACACCAGGGAGAGAAGACGATGATGACGATTCCGCAGCACAGCTTGCAAATGATGATTTTACTGAAGTTGCCAGAATTGTCTTAGAAGGCGTAGGCGGCAAAGAGAATGTGACAAGTGTGGACAATTGTATCACAAGGTTGCGCCTTGAAATCAAGGACTATACTGCAGTAGACGAGAAGGTGATTAAGTCAGCGGGAGTTGCCGGTGTCATCAGGCCTAGCAAAAATGCGGTTCAGGTTATTATCGGAACTAAGGTACAGTTTGTTGCTGATGAATTTAAGAAGCTCTGTAAATAA
- a CDS encoding PTS sugar transporter subunit IIA, giving the protein MFDFLKKKKETKHLLGAPARGKAVPLKEVNDPTFADELLGKGIAVIPAEGKICAPADGRIGMVFDTLHALSMTTEYGAEVLIHVGLDTVKLKGDGFEGHVAAGDSVKKGDLLLTVDLEKVKAAGYDIITPMLICNTADYASVEGVAAGNVELGDDILSVEEK; this is encoded by the coding sequence ATGTTTGATTTTTTGAAAAAAAAGAAGGAGACGAAGCATTTGCTGGGGGCCCCTGCCAGAGGCAAGGCAGTACCGCTGAAGGAGGTAAACGACCCTACCTTTGCCGATGAACTGCTTGGAAAGGGAATTGCAGTCATCCCGGCAGAGGGAAAGATTTGTGCGCCGGCAGACGGTAGAATTGGGATGGTCTTTGATACTCTCCACGCCCTAAGCATGACAACAGAGTATGGGGCGGAAGTGCTGATCCATGTAGGCCTTGACACTGTAAAACTGAAAGGCGACGGTTTTGAGGGCCATGTGGCTGCCGGTGACTCAGTAAAGAAAGGAGACCTTCTCCTGACAGTGGATTTGGAGAAAGTAAAGGCGGCTGGCTACGATATAATTACTCCTATGCTGATTTGCAATACAGCAGATTATGCCTCGGTGGAGGGTGTTGCAGCAGGGAATGTGGAACTTGGAGATGATATTTTGTCTGTGGAAGAAAAATAA
- the licT gene encoding BglG family transcription antiterminator LicT: protein MVIEKIINNNIVSAHDDAGREVVIMGRGIGFGTKPGKQVAESRIEKIFRIKSQTLAGQFKELLANMPLEHAQISDDIISYAKGHLKLKLNQSIYVTLTDHINFAIERCSQGIPLENALLWEIKRFYPQEYQLGRYAVNMIENRLHISLPEDEAGFIALHFVNAEYGTDIKDTLNFPNLMKDILELVKKELGIEFDENSLHYERFVTHVKFLLQRVYRKELLPNEENELAEMMRIKYPKEYRCSKIVAEYIEKATNSKISGEEIMYLSIHIRRVTMAED, encoded by the coding sequence ATGGTAATTGAAAAAATTATAAACAATAATATTGTTTCTGCCCATGATGATGCTGGCAGGGAAGTGGTTATTATGGGACGCGGCATCGGATTTGGAACGAAACCGGGAAAGCAGGTGGCAGAGTCCAGAATCGAAAAGATATTCAGAATCAAAAGCCAGACTCTCGCCGGACAGTTTAAAGAACTTCTGGCAAATATGCCTTTGGAACACGCCCAAATATCTGATGATATTATCTCTTATGCAAAGGGCCATCTGAAATTAAAGCTGAACCAGAGTATTTATGTGACTCTGACAGACCATATTAATTTTGCGATTGAGCGCTGCAGCCAAGGGATACCATTGGAAAATGCTCTTTTATGGGAGATAAAAAGATTCTATCCACAGGAATATCAGTTGGGGAGATATGCAGTAAATATGATCGAAAACCGGCTGCACATATCTTTGCCTGAGGACGAAGCGGGGTTTATTGCACTGCATTTTGTAAATGCCGAGTATGGAACTGACATCAAAGATACACTCAATTTCCCTAATTTAATGAAAGATATTCTGGAGCTTGTCAAAAAGGAGTTAGGGATTGAGTTTGATGAGAACTCACTGCATTATGAGAGGTTCGTCACCCATGTGAAGTTTTTGCTCCAGAGGGTATACAGGAAGGAACTGCTTCCCAATGAAGAAAATGAACTGGCAGAGATGATGCGGATTAAATATCCAAAGGAATACAGGTGTAGTAAAATAGTTGCGGAATATATAGAAAAGGCGACAAACAGCAAAATATCTGGAGAGGAAATTATGTATTTATCTATCCACATCCGGAGAGTAACAATGGCAGAAGATTAA
- the nagA gene encoding N-acetylglucosamine-6-phosphate deacetylase, whose translation MIIKNALVFNEDKKFALGEVIMENGLFAASARDSEEAVDAEGCYAIPGLVDIHFHGCVGDDFCDASLEGIANIAAYEASVGVTSICPATMTLPEEELHKIMQTAAEYKSENGAKLIGINMEGPFISAKKKGAQAADHIRMCDTKLFNSLQEESGKLIKLVDIAPENEGALEFIEKVKGEVVVSLAHTTADYDTAALALDKGASHITHLYNAMPPFNHRDPGVIGAARDSQDCHVELICDGVHIHPSVVRATFEMFGADRVILISDSMRATGLTDGQYTLGGQDVFVKGARATLADGTIAGSATNLMACLRVAVQKMGIPLEDAVACATINPAREIGADDVCGSITPGKAADLVLLDKELNVKAVYINGRKQV comes from the coding sequence ATGATTATTAAGAATGCACTGGTATTTAATGAGGACAAGAAGTTTGCCTTGGGAGAAGTTATTATGGAAAACGGCCTGTTTGCCGCTTCAGCAAGAGATAGTGAGGAAGCGGTGGATGCTGAAGGCTGCTATGCTATACCCGGCCTGGTGGACATTCATTTCCACGGCTGTGTGGGGGATGATTTTTGTGATGCTAGCTTGGAGGGGATTGCAAATATAGCTGCATATGAGGCCTCTGTGGGGGTTACTTCTATCTGTCCCGCCACGATGACACTGCCTGAGGAGGAACTGCACAAGATTATGCAGACAGCGGCAGAGTATAAAAGTGAGAATGGCGCCAAGCTTATTGGCATTAATATGGAAGGCCCTTTTATCAGCGCAAAGAAGAAAGGGGCCCAGGCTGCGGACCATATACGTATGTGCGATACAAAGCTGTTTAACAGCCTGCAGGAAGAATCAGGGAAATTAATAAAATTGGTTGATATTGCGCCGGAAAATGAGGGCGCGCTGGAATTTATCGAGAAAGTAAAGGGAGAAGTTGTTGTATCACTGGCCCATACAACTGCAGATTATGATACGGCCGCGCTGGCACTTGACAAGGGCGCAAGCCATATTACACATCTGTATAACGCCATGCCTCCATTTAACCACCGGGATCCTGGTGTCATCGGCGCTGCAAGAGATAGCCAGGACTGCCATGTGGAGCTGATATGCGATGGCGTTCATATTCACCCTTCTGTAGTGAGGGCGACCTTTGAAATGTTCGGTGCAGACAGGGTTATATTGATTAGTGACAGCATGAGGGCCACCGGCCTGACTGACGGTCAGTATACTCTCGGCGGCCAGGATGTATTTGTGAAGGGGGCCAGAGCCACGCTGGCGGATGGAACAATTGCGGGTTCTGCAACGAACCTGATGGCATGCCTGCGGGTTGCGGTACAGAAAATGGGTATCCCCCTCGAGGATGCAGTTGCCTGCGCTACGATAAACCCGGCCCGCGAGATTGGGGCTGATGATGTGTGCGGCAGTATTACACCGGGGAAGGCGGCGGATTTGGTTCTTTTGGATAAGGAACTAAATGTAAAGGCTGTATATATAAATGGGAGAAAACAAGTATGA
- the nagB gene encoding glucosamine-6-phosphate deaminase, producing the protein MRILKAENYEDMSKKAANIIAAQVTLKPECVLGLATGSTPIGTYDVLTEKYNQGELDFGGVSTVNLDEYKGLDRENDQSYYYFMHKHLFDRVNIDKSRTNVPNGMEPDADKECRRYEELIASLGGVDMQLLGLGHNGHIGFNEPADAFDKETHCVDLTESTIEANKRFFASAEDVPRQAYTMGIKTIMQAKRILVVVNGEEKADIVAKAFFGEVTPQVPASILQLHPDVTVVADAAALSKIPE; encoded by the coding sequence ATGAGAATTTTAAAAGCAGAGAATTATGAAGATATGAGTAAAAAAGCGGCAAATATCATTGCCGCACAGGTGACATTGAAACCAGAGTGTGTGCTGGGACTGGCTACAGGGTCTACGCCTATCGGCACGTATGATGTACTGACAGAAAAATATAACCAGGGTGAACTGGATTTTGGAGGGGTATCTACGGTAAATCTGGATGAATATAAAGGGTTGGACAGGGAGAATGACCAGAGCTACTACTACTTTATGCATAAACATCTTTTTGACCGTGTGAATATTGATAAGAGCCGTACCAACGTGCCAAACGGAATGGAACCAGATGCAGATAAGGAATGCCGAAGATATGAGGAGCTGATTGCTTCTTTGGGAGGCGTAGATATGCAGCTTCTGGGCCTTGGGCATAATGGGCATATTGGATTTAATGAGCCGGCCGATGCTTTTGACAAAGAGACACACTGTGTGGATTTAACAGAAAGTACGATTGAAGCAAATAAGAGATTTTTTGCTTCAGCAGAGGATGTTCCCAGACAGGCATATACTATGGGGATTAAGACGATTATGCAGGCTAAAAGAATTCTTGTAGTCGTTAATGGAGAGGAGAAGGCTGACATTGTGGCAAAGGCATTTTTCGGCGAGGTTACTCCACAGGTTCCGGCATCTATCCTGCAGCTGCATCCTGATGTCACTGTTGTGGCCGATGCTGCAGCACTGTCAAAAATCCCTGAATAA